One segment of Neobacillus endophyticus DNA contains the following:
- a CDS encoding DMT family transporter, giving the protein MAQKWSFRIMVAYCLPIFLWGSAFAGIRVGLESYTPEHLALFRLLIGSIALIFIAIITHMHLPELKDIPIILLLGFLGFTVYHTALNVGEKTVNAGTASLLVSTTPIFSAFLAIWFLRERFGFSRWIGSLISFLGVVLISLGTGGAVSFTNGVLYILLAALSESIYFVFQTRYLKKYGFLAFTTYTIWAGTFFILLFLPGLTSEMAKSSIDSTISIVYLGLFPTVIPYLALAYVTSHVGASEATSSLFLTPAFAFVIAWIWLGEVPTLLSLAGGVITLSGVMFIHIKVDKQNRVNHNTKQVQKEI; this is encoded by the coding sequence ATGGCACAAAAATGGAGCTTTCGCATTATGGTCGCGTATTGCCTTCCCATTTTTCTATGGGGATCAGCTTTTGCTGGAATACGAGTTGGCTTAGAATCCTATACACCTGAACACCTTGCTCTTTTTCGATTGTTGATTGGTTCTATAGCGCTTATATTTATTGCAATTATCACTCATATGCATTTACCTGAATTAAAGGATATTCCTATAATTTTATTATTGGGTTTTTTAGGTTTCACCGTTTATCATACAGCTCTAAACGTTGGGGAGAAAACAGTTAATGCAGGTACTGCAAGCCTGCTTGTGTCTACGACTCCCATTTTTTCAGCTTTTTTAGCTATTTGGTTTCTTCGTGAACGGTTTGGATTTTCAAGATGGATTGGATCCCTAATAAGCTTTCTTGGAGTAGTTTTGATCTCATTAGGCACTGGTGGGGCTGTTTCCTTTACAAACGGAGTATTGTACATCCTTTTAGCAGCTCTTTCGGAAAGTATTTATTTTGTATTTCAAACACGTTATTTAAAAAAGTATGGATTTCTTGCATTTACTACCTATACGATATGGGCAGGTACGTTTTTTATCCTTCTCTTTCTCCCTGGATTAACGAGTGAAATGGCGAAATCATCTATTGATTCAACAATTAGCATTGTGTACTTAGGTCTTTTTCCTACAGTTATTCCTTATCTTGCATTAGCATATGTTACATCACATGTAGGAGCTTCAGAGGCAACCAGTTCCCTTTTTCTAACTCCGGCTTTTGCATTTGTTATTGCGTGGATTTGGCTTGGCGAGGTACCTACCCTTCTTTCTCTAGCAGGAGGAGTAATTACACTATCGGGAGTTATGTTCATTCATATAAAAGTAGACAAACAAAATAGAGTAAATCACAATACGAAACAAGTTCAGAAAGAAATTTAG